The Silene latifolia isolate original U9 population unplaced genomic scaffold, ASM4854445v1 chrun_scaffold_16, whole genome shotgun sequence genome includes a region encoding these proteins:
- the LOC141637241 gene encoding uncharacterized protein LOC141637241, with product MAFQKEGCIKWDWTFISDRMKGVEKAISNVFPTVTRRICAQHLYTNFKEKWAGPGYHDLFWKAVNTTSPFVFNKAMTTCDHNTSNFVESFNAVINDMRAKPILVLMEEIRQYQINKIAERIDIVEAMQPYDPTLYAKGIIESNCSNSGHCRVIKAGGGEFEVIEGTTTVFPVNLKNETCLCGAWQVTGIPCKHACRVIYHNKKEPMQYLNGYFFGICYKLTYSNIMDPMPDKDQLPEFQFPMIQPPLQERSAGRPARQRKRKPGEKKRKRGSRSTIIRCSICKTIGHNARSCQGGPIAKKIRTDGASTSTNQPPI from the exons ATGGCATTTCAGAAGGAGGGTTGTATTAAGTGGGACTGGACTTTTATTAGTGATAGAATGAAAGGTGTTGAGAAGGCTATATCAAATGTGTTCCCAACTGTCACAAGAAGAATTTGTGCTCAGCATTTGTACACAAATTTCAAGGAGAAATGGGCAGGGCCTGGCTATCATGATCTGTTTTGGAAGGCTGTCAATACAACATCACCATTTGTCTTCAACAAAGCAATGACAA CTTGTGATCATAATACCTCAAACTTTGTTGAGTCTTTTAATGCTGTGATTAATGACATGAGGGCCAAACCAATTCTTGTCTTGATGGAAGAGATAAGACAATATCAGATAAACAAGATAGCAGAAAGAATTGATATAGTTGAGGCTATGCAACCATATGATCCCACCCTATATGCAAAGGGTATTATTGAGTCTAATTGTTCAAACTCAGGGCATTGCAGAGTGATAAAAGCTGGAGGTGGAGAATTTGAGGTGATTGAAGGTACCACAACTGTCTTTCCTGTAAATTTGAAGAATGAAACATGTTTGTGTGGGGCATGGCAGGTGACTGGGATACCATGTAAGCATGCATGTAGGGTCATCTATCACAACAAAAAAGAACCAATGCAATATCTGAATGGCTACTTCTTTGGGATATGCTATAAGTTAACTTATAGCAATATCATGGACCCTATGCCTGATAAGGATCAGTTGCCTGAATTTCAGTTTCCTATGATCCAGCCACCATTACAAGAAAGATCAGCAGGAAGGCCAGCTAGACAAAGAAAGAGGAAGCCTggtgagaaaaagagaaagagaggcaGCAGGTCCACCATCATCAGATGTTCTATTTGCAAGACAATAGGCCACAATGCAAGATCATGCCAAGGTGGTCCAATAGCAAAGAAGATAAGGACTGATGGTGCTTCAACTTCAACAAATCAACCTCCAATATGA